The Calditrichota bacterium genome contains the following window.
TGCCACCCAAAAATCCTCCTCGATGGCCGTCTCGCTGGGCACATACTCCGTCTTGGCGAGGAGGTACTCGGCGCCGAACGCCGGTCCGATGAGCCGTCCAGGACTGAAACCACCTATGACCGACAGTGTCTCCGTGCCGTGCAGATCCTGGCTGGTGGCGTCCTGCCCTTCCTCGTTCTGGGTCACGCTATCGCTGTTGATGAAATCGAACTCCGCCACCACGCGCAGCCGCTGAAAGGCCTCGTTGAGCTGGTAGCGAAAACCGGTGTCCAACATGCCGACGCGCACCCCGCTGCCATCGATGCCCAGGTCATGCACCTCGGGCACGCGCATCAACCGGTTCTGCTCGTAGGAAGGGCCGTAGTCCAGGGTGTGGTCCAGGCCTTTGACCAGTGGCCCCGTTTCCGCTGGTGGCGCTGGCTCCGGCTCTGGCAATCGCATGGCTACCGGCTGCACTGCTCTCACGAAGGGCAGGCCGCGCACCGTCGCCAGCTGTGGGGAGTCCAACGTGGCACTCACGGCGTTCAGCCACCGCGAACTCACCACCGGCGCCACAGCCAGCTCCCGGAGCCTCCGCACATAGGGCTCATAGACCGGCAGGTCCCTCTCATCGACAAGCGCCTGTGCAGGTAACACTTTGGCCCGCCGCTGCAGTGCCCGCGGCGAAAGATGCTGATTTGCCACGCCTGATTTCAACAAAGCCTCGCGCTGCGAGACCGGACCCTTGTCGACGAAGAAGATCCAATAGCGCTGGCGCTCCTCGCCTCCGGGCATGGCCCTGCCCATGGAGCCGGAAAGCGACAAAAGACCTGCGACAATCAGGGCAAGGCGCCGAAGCCTCATCTATCGCTGCTCCATGTGGATTTCCTGAATGAACAGCGGCATCTTGGGCACCGCCAGCTGGGGGTTGACTTGCACCGTCTCCAAGGCGTTGATTTTGTCCAACACTTCCATCCCCTCGATCACCTTACCAAATACGGTGTACTGGCCGTCAAGGAAGGCGGTGCGCTGCCGTGAAAGGCAGATGAAAAACTGGCTTCCGGCGCTATTCGGATCTGGAGTGCGCGCCATGGAGAGAATGCCCTTATCGTGCGGCACGTCGTTGAACTCGGCAGGCAAGGTGTAGCCTGGGTTGCCGGTGCCATCATTCTGGGGATCCGCGTCCCGAGAAAGGATGTCGCCGCCCTGTACCACAAAGTCCTTGATCAGCCGATGGAACTTGGTGCAGTTGTAGAACCCGGCATTCACCAGACGCTTGAAGGCCGCACAGTGCAAAGGAGCCTTGTCCGGGAAGAACTCGATGACCATCGTCCCCAAATTGGTGGTCATCACTGCCACTTCGTTGGCATTCACCGGTTCAAGGGGCATTGCCTTCACCTTCTCTTTGAGCGCCTCAATCTGTTCTGCTGCCAGGGTCGGGCACTCTTTGGCCTTCTTGGACGTGCAGGATGCCAATGCCAGCACAGCAATGAGCGCGATCAGCATGAGTCGGGGGTACATAGCGGGTCCTCCTCGGGGAAAGTTCTCTCGTCGCGTGCCACCTTCTGCCTGTCTGACGCCTGTCAAGTTACCAAAATGCTCGGTCAAAATCAAGCCCAAACACGAAGCCGACGCCTCATCGCACACTTTTCGGTTGCAAATGTAAGCAGAGTTTTCTATCTTGCCCTGACCTCATGGAAGCGAATGGCTGGCACACGCGTCTGCAACTCAGGAAAGGACGACTTTGATGAGAACCTGTAAGTGGCTGATCTTCGCGCTATTCGTTCTGGCACTCGCCTCCGCCGCTGCACAAGTGCCCCCTGCGGAGCTTGTCATTCTGCACACCAACGACATGCACGCCCAATTCCAGCCCTCCTCGCCGGAGCAGGGCCGCACCAAGGTAGGCGGCATGGTGGCGTTGGAGTACTTTGTGCAGAAAGCGCGGAGTGAAGGGAAACCGACTCTCCTCCTGGATGCTGGCGACTATATGACCGGCACTCCTCTGGCCAGCATGGAGGCCCACGGTGCCCGCGGGGGTGGATTCGTGGAGATGATGAACATTGTCGGCTACAACGCGGCAGCCTTAGGCAACCACGAGTTCGACAATGGGCAAGATAATCTCAAGAAGCTCATCGCCCTTGCTGACTTTGATGTGCTGTGCGCCAACCTTTGGCGCGGCGATTCGCTCTTCGCCCCTCTTCCCTACAAGGTCTACCAGGTGGGCCCTCTGCGCGTCGGCGTCATCGGCCTCATTCTGGAAAAGCTCTTCGACGAGGTGGCACGACGGCAGGTGGAAGGCCTGCGCGTGGAGCCGGTCGTGCAGGCAGCGCAGCGGGCCATCGACGAGCTGGACCCAATAACCGACCTCATCATCCTCCTCACTCACCAGGGCGATTATGAAGATCGTGCTCTGGCGAGCGCCATTCGTGGCGCGGATGTCATCATCGGCGGCCACAGCCACACCCGCATCCCCAATCCCCAGAAGGTCAACGGCGTCATCGTGGCACAGACGGGCTCGAACCTGCAGAGTTTGGGTCGCCTCGACCTGCAGGTTGCCGCAGACTCGGTGGTGAGCTTCC
Protein-coding sequences here:
- a CDS encoding bifunctional metallophosphatase/5'-nucleotidase — its product is MRTCKWLIFALFVLALASAAAQVPPAELVILHTNDMHAQFQPSSPEQGRTKVGGMVALEYFVQKARSEGKPTLLLDAGDYMTGTPLASMEAHGARGGGFVEMMNIVGYNAAALGNHEFDNGQDNLKKLIALADFDVLCANLWRGDSLFAPLPYKVYQVGPLRVGVIGLILEKLFDEVARRQVEGLRVEPVVQAAQRAIDELDPITDLIILLTHQGDYEDRALASAIRGADVIIGGHSHTRIPNPQKVNGVIVAQTGSNLQSLGRLDLQVAADSVVSFRGTLIPLLVDSVHTPNPRMVELVDGYQKRIEEDYGQVIGRLLTDWRGSRYGESNVGNFVADVMRKTVDADFATINSGGIRKNIKAGPLRKLDIVELLPFANTLVTFECTGKELLTFLEFNARNVALQRGGLMQVSGLTCTYQVVDSLVRVVNASVRGKPINPRATYRGVTVDFVIYGQAERYMGFEPKNPQNTGLMLSEVVIDYIKKHPRVSSKVEGRFKRAR
- a CDS encoding peptidylprolyl isomerase, producing the protein MYPRLMLIALIAVLALASCTSKKAKECPTLAAEQIEALKEKVKAMPLEPVNANEVAVMTTNLGTMVIEFFPDKAPLHCAAFKRLVNAGFYNCTKFHRLIKDFVVQGGDILSRDADPQNDGTGNPGYTLPAEFNDVPHDKGILSMARTPDPNSAGSQFFICLSRQRTAFLDGQYTVFGKVIEGMEVLDKINALETVQVNPQLAVPKMPLFIQEIHMEQR